Genomic window (Arthrobacter sp. StoSoilA2):
AGCCCCAGGCTCCTGCTGCTGCAGAATGCCCCGTGGACCACGAGCAACTCCGCTCCGAAAGCGCCTAGCCAACCGGAATCAGCTGAAGGCGTTCACGCCCGTCAGCTCGGCCGATAGTTCCCACAACTTCCGCGCATCTGCCCTGTCAATCGCGTGCGCATCGACTCCCCTGTACCTTGCCAGGGGCGAATCCTTGTCCGTGGGTTCGGCAATGTCACAATCCTCGCAGTAGACACCACCCATACCGGCCAAAGCCGGAGACGTTGCAGCCCAGACAGACGTCGCGGCGCCTTGCTCCGGCGTCTTGAAACCCTCACGGAGGTTTCCTTCGGCGTCCATCCATCCCGCAGCCACCATTTCTTCCTGAGGCAGGTGGCGTTGGAGTTCGGTCATGATTCCGCCGGGGTGGACCGCGAAAGCACGGACGCCCGATTCCCGGCCCAGGCGGTCCAGCTCCACGGCGAAGAGCGAATTCGCGGTTTTGGCCTGCCCATAGGCGCGCCATTTGTCATAGCCGGACGTGAAATTGATGTCGTCAAAGCGGATGGGTGAGAGCTTGTGGCCGGTGGAGGAAAGGGACACAACCCTCGCGTTCCCGGAGGCGGCAAGTGCAGGCCACAACAGGTTGACCAGCGTGTAATGCCCCAAGTGGTTCGTGGCGAACTGAGCCTCCCAGCCCGGCCCAACGCGATGCTCCGGGCTTGCCATAATCGCCGCGTT
Coding sequences:
- a CDS encoding SDR family NAD(P)-dependent oxidoreductase, with translation MSEESTATPQRPIGSGFGHGSTAMEVVEGLDLTGKAAIVTGGYSGLGLETVRALASAGAAVTVPARRLEHARKVLAEAGLADTVEADALDLADQAAVKAFSTRYLDQHDTLDILINNAAIMASPEHRVGPGWEAQFATNHLGHYTLVNLLWPALAASGNARVVSLSSTGHKLSPIRFDDINFTSGYDKWRAYGQAKTANSLFAVELDRLGRESGVRAFAVHPGGIMTELQRHLPQEEMVAAGWMDAEGNLREGFKTPEQGAATSVWAATSPALAGMGGVYCEDCDIAEPTDKDSPLARYRGVDAHAIDRADARKLWELSAELTGVNAFS